A genomic stretch from Chloroflexota bacterium includes:
- a CDS encoding glycoside hydrolase family 2 protein — MSTIQRIVAPLNRDWRFGGAYVPGSEQPAFDDAAFDRVTLPHANVRLPWHGFDESAFQFESIYRRQITLPETLRGRRVFVQFDGIMTATRTFLNGEAIGSYDGGYLPSLFELTEHLRWGESNTLAAVVDSRELPHIPPFGGRIDYLTFGGIYREARLLVVPTVSISNAFVKPVAVLDPGQRRVDVQVTLDAGSDFAARSRAVGVRLLDPDGRQVGTASAPLTVAAAGRAEVRLTVAPSPDVRLWDLDAPQLYTAAVTLAEDGQPIDEYRTRLGFREARFTPDGFFLNGRRIKLRGLNRHQTYPYVGGAMPARVQRRDAVILKRELKLNIVRTSHYPQSTAFLDACDELGLLVLEEIPGWQHIGDDEWQQLACRDVREMIERDWNHPSIVLWGVRINESPDNHAFYEQTNRIAHQLDDSRQTGGVRNRYGSERLEDVFTFNEFLDPSSDIRPPNHPHYLVTEFGGHMYPTKPWDGVERVQQHVLWHARMHAQLASHDGYAGGIGWCAFDYNTHADFGSGDRVCYHGVSDIFRIGKPAAALYRSQCDPAEEIVLEPTFPWAMGDCAAGGPGLGMILSNVERLKLYVGDRLVDEVLPDRGDLGYLPHAPFFTQALQASWGQRLQDLRIEGYIGERLVATRRFAARATDAHLLVEPDDRVLHADGSDATRVVFRVVDADGNRRPFSTVAVVLEVDGPGESIGDRLLSLSGGVGAVWIRSTEQAGTIAVTATTEHLGSQSVTIRTTPVEPEPY, encoded by the coding sequence GTGAGCACCATCCAGCGCATCGTGGCGCCGCTGAACCGTGACTGGCGGTTCGGCGGCGCTTACGTCCCCGGGTCCGAGCAGCCCGCCTTCGACGATGCGGCGTTCGACCGCGTGACGCTGCCCCATGCGAACGTGCGGCTGCCCTGGCACGGGTTCGACGAGAGCGCGTTCCAGTTCGAGTCGATCTACCGTCGCCAGATCACCCTGCCCGAGACACTACGGGGACGACGCGTCTTCGTCCAGTTCGACGGCATCATGACGGCGACGCGAACGTTCCTGAACGGCGAGGCCATCGGCTCATACGATGGCGGCTACCTGCCGTCGCTGTTCGAGTTGACCGAGCACCTTCGCTGGGGGGAGTCGAACACGCTGGCGGCGGTGGTGGACTCCCGCGAGCTGCCTCACATCCCCCCGTTCGGCGGTCGCATCGACTATCTGACGTTCGGCGGCATCTACCGCGAGGCGCGCCTGCTGGTCGTGCCGACCGTGTCCATCAGCAACGCGTTCGTGAAGCCGGTCGCTGTGCTTGATCCTGGGCAACGGCGCGTTGACGTCCAGGTGACCCTCGACGCTGGCAGCGACTTCGCGGCCCGCTCACGCGCGGTGGGCGTCCGGCTGCTCGATCCCGATGGACGCCAGGTCGGTACAGCCTCGGCACCCCTCACTGTCGCTGCGGCGGGACGAGCGGAAGTACGTCTGACAGTTGCTCCCAGCCCAGACGTGCGCCTCTGGGATCTCGACGCGCCCCAGCTCTACACGGCGGCCGTGACGCTCGCAGAAGACGGCCAGCCGATTGACGAGTATCGGACCCGCCTTGGGTTCCGTGAGGCACGCTTCACGCCCGACGGCTTCTTCCTGAACGGACGGCGGATCAAGCTGCGGGGCCTCAATCGTCACCAGACCTATCCGTACGTCGGCGGCGCGATGCCGGCCCGGGTGCAGCGCCGGGACGCCGTCATCCTCAAGCGCGAGCTGAAGCTGAACATCGTCAGGACGTCCCACTATCCACAGTCGACGGCCTTCCTGGACGCCTGCGACGAGCTTGGGCTGCTGGTGCTCGAGGAGATCCCTGGCTGGCAGCACATCGGCGACGACGAATGGCAGCAGTTGGCCTGCCGCGATGTGCGCGAGATGATCGAGCGGGACTGGAATCACCCGAGCATCGTGCTGTGGGGCGTCCGCATCAACGAGTCGCCAGACAACCACGCCTTCTACGAGCAGACCAACCGCATCGCACACCAGCTGGACGACTCGCGCCAGACCGGCGGCGTCCGCAACCGGTACGGCTCCGAGCGACTCGAAGACGTGTTCACCTTCAACGAGTTCCTCGACCCGTCCAGCGACATCCGCCCGCCGAACCATCCGCACTACCTCGTGACTGAGTTTGGCGGCCACATGTACCCGACCAAGCCGTGGGACGGCGTGGAGCGGGTCCAGCAGCACGTGCTCTGGCACGCCAGGATGCACGCCCAGCTCGCGAGCCACGACGGTTACGCCGGCGGCATCGGCTGGTGCGCCTTCGACTACAACACCCACGCCGATTTCGGCTCGGGCGACCGTGTCTGCTACCACGGCGTCTCGGACATCTTCCGAATAGGGAAGCCGGCCGCCGCGCTCTACCGCTCCCAGTGCGACCCTGCCGAGGAGATCGTCCTCGAGCCGACCTTCCCCTGGGCCATGGGTGATTGCGCGGCCGGCGGCCCCGGGCTGGGCATGATCCTCTCGAACGTCGAGCGGCTGAAGCTGTACGTGGGCGACCGGCTGGTGGACGAGGTGCTGCCCGACCGTGGCGACCTCGGATATCTGCCGCACGCGCCCTTCTTCACCCAGGCGTTGCAGGCCTCGTGGGGTCAGAGGCTGCAGGATCTGCGGATCGAGGGGTACATCGGCGAGCGGCTCGTGGCGACCCGGCGGTTCGCCGCGCGAGCCACCGACGCCCACCTGCTGGTGGAGCCGGACGACCGTGTGCTGCATGCCGATGGCAGCGATGCTACGCGGGTGGTGTTTCGCGTGGTCGATGCCGATGGTAACCGCCGGCCGTTCTCGACCGTCGCCGTGGTGCTGGAGGTGGACGGCCCCGGCGAGTCGATCGGGGACCGGCTGCTGAGCCTGTCCGGTGGCGTCGGCGCCGTCTGGATCAGGTCAACCGAACAGGCCGGCACGATCGCCGTGACTGCCACGACCGAGCATCTCGGCTCGCAGTCCGTCACCATCCGCACGACGCCCGTCGAACCCGAACCGTACTGA
- a CDS encoding ABC transporter permease, protein MTYLIPGDPAQIMAGNDASPDAVEALRRRWGLDQPFIVRYGVWAGNMVQGNLGDSYFSKQTVAQLVLGALPVTAELAILALLVAILISVPTAILSAVKAGSWIDVSAAAVSFVGLAVPGFWLGIMLIYVFAVQLQWLPAGGFKPLSAGLWPNLQSMILPAIALGTFASTQLMRYLRASLLDVLHADYVRTARAKGVSERLVLIRHAVRNALIPFTTVLGVQMGYLLGGTVITESVFALPGMGQLVLKAVSNRDYQVATGIIFLIAATFVLINLLVDLLYPVLDPRVRLGRSGG, encoded by the coding sequence GTGACCTACCTGATCCCCGGCGATCCCGCGCAGATCATGGCCGGCAACGATGCATCCCCCGACGCGGTGGAGGCCCTCCGCCGCCGTTGGGGGCTGGATCAGCCGTTCATCGTCCGGTACGGGGTCTGGGCTGGCAACATGGTCCAGGGCAACCTGGGCGACTCCTATTTCAGCAAGCAGACCGTCGCTCAGCTGGTGCTCGGGGCGCTCCCGGTCACGGCTGAGCTGGCGATTCTGGCGCTGCTGGTGGCGATCCTGATCTCGGTGCCGACGGCCATCCTCTCGGCGGTCAAGGCCGGCTCGTGGATCGACGTGAGTGCTGCCGCCGTCAGCTTCGTCGGGCTGGCGGTGCCGGGGTTCTGGCTCGGCATCATGCTGATCTACGTCTTCGCCGTGCAGCTCCAATGGTTGCCGGCCGGCGGGTTCAAGCCGCTCTCGGCGGGCCTCTGGCCGAACCTCCAGAGCATGATCCTGCCGGCCATCGCGCTGGGGACGTTCGCATCCACGCAGTTGATGCGCTACCTCCGCGCCAGCCTGCTCGACGTGCTCCATGCTGACTACGTCCGCACGGCGCGGGCGAAGGGCGTCAGCGAGCGGCTGGTGCTGATTCGACATGCTGTGCGGAACGCCCTGATCCCCTTCACGACGGTGCTCGGCGTGCAGATGGGCTACCTGCTCGGCGGCACCGTCATCACCGAGTCGGTCTTCGCGCTGCCGGGGATGGGCCAGCTGGTGCTGAAGGCCGTCTCGAACCGCGACTATCAGGTGGCGACGGGGATCATCTTCCTGATCGCCGCGACGTTCGTCCTGATCAACCTGCTGGTGGACCTGCTCTACCCGGTGCTGGACCCGCGCGTCCGATTGGGGCGGTCCGGTGGCTGA
- a CDS encoding SpoIID/LytB domain-containing protein: MSARLGRRSFLLASSGGAAALLLPSWLDSARSAHAQTTEKSILARVLIRRADSSVDAATLVITGDGEFAATDGKGERVARWSARKQVTVGREGDAFWVQEGENKIANLTGPLKFNGTGDGAPLRNQATSGPEPTAFRGTLEVTASPGGVALLNVLGIEEYLYGVVTKELPAFFGQEPLKAQAVAARTYTLARRLTGAHKAQNADICDTQHCQAFGALQGEHPLGRQAVDATRGVVMYVGGAYFQPFYSSACGGHTEAAASIFGGGGPQDADAVEDGELPAGVKLASDDGALKFFKNGWDSNCSGSNRYRWSYTWDADQLKSIVNGGIARFQGTATVAGEGDARVEQLENVSVPERGASGRALSVRFEAPGVSWTVKRDWGIRNFLRTPEGDLLPSSAVGFEIERGPDKKLTKLTAFGAGWGHGAGMCQWGTKGLAARGVPFDGILGHYYPSAELGQIKG; the protein is encoded by the coding sequence ATGTCGGCGCGCCTTGGACGGCGCTCGTTTCTGCTCGCCAGCTCGGGCGGCGCGGCCGCCCTGCTGCTGCCGTCCTGGCTCGATTCGGCTCGGTCGGCGCACGCCCAAACCACCGAGAAGTCGATCCTTGCCCGCGTCCTGATCCGACGGGCCGACAGCAGCGTGGACGCCGCGACGCTCGTCATCACGGGCGACGGCGAGTTCGCCGCCACCGATGGCAAGGGTGAGCGGGTCGCCAGGTGGTCGGCCCGCAAGCAGGTGACGGTCGGGCGCGAGGGCGACGCCTTCTGGGTGCAGGAGGGCGAGAACAAGATCGCCAATCTGACCGGGCCGCTCAAGTTCAACGGCACCGGCGACGGCGCACCGCTTCGCAATCAGGCGACCAGCGGTCCCGAGCCGACTGCCTTCCGTGGGACGCTCGAAGTGACGGCGTCCCCGGGCGGCGTGGCCCTGCTGAACGTGCTCGGCATCGAAGAGTACCTGTACGGCGTGGTCACCAAGGAGCTGCCAGCCTTCTTCGGGCAGGAGCCGCTCAAGGCCCAGGCGGTCGCCGCCCGGACCTACACCCTGGCCCGCCGGCTGACCGGCGCGCACAAGGCCCAGAACGCCGACATCTGCGACACCCAGCACTGCCAGGCGTTCGGCGCGCTCCAGGGCGAGCATCCGCTCGGGCGCCAGGCAGTGGACGCTACGCGCGGCGTCGTGATGTACGTCGGCGGCGCGTACTTCCAGCCGTTCTACTCGTCGGCCTGCGGCGGCCACACCGAGGCCGCGGCGTCGATCTTCGGCGGGGGCGGCCCGCAGGATGCTGACGCGGTAGAAGACGGCGAACTGCCGGCCGGCGTCAAGCTGGCCTCGGACGACGGTGCGCTCAAGTTCTTCAAGAACGGCTGGGACAGCAACTGTTCCGGCTCCAACCGGTACCGCTGGTCGTACACCTGGGACGCCGACCAGTTGAAGTCAATCGTTAACGGCGGGATCGCACGCTTCCAGGGCACGGCCACCGTGGCCGGCGAGGGCGATGCCCGGGTCGAGCAGTTGGAGAACGTCAGCGTGCCGGAGCGCGGCGCTTCGGGCCGCGCCCTGAGCGTCCGATTCGAAGCACCCGGCGTCAGCTGGACCGTCAAGCGGGATTGGGGCATCCGCAACTTCCTGCGGACGCCAGAGGGCGATCTGCTGCCCAGCTCGGCGGTCGGCTTCGAGATCGAACGCGGCCCCGACAAGAAGCTGACGAAGCTCACAGCGTTCGGCGCGGGCTGGGGCCACGGGGCCGGCATGTGCCAGTGGGGCACCAAGGGGCTGGCGGCGCGCGGCGTGCCATTCGACGGCATCCTGGGCCACTATTACCCATCGGCTGAGCTGGGCCAGATCAAGGGCTGA
- the cmr3 gene encoding type III-B CRISPR module-associated protein Cmr3 gives MIRLFVEPLDVWLFRDGRPFTAGADHHARSVFPPSPRTLYGALRTKLLFDAVERGEGSLNDPGFVERTVGRPDDLERLTLRGPLLGRRRADSQVERFFPAPLDLARTDDAATSTLSWRILTPRADVPGLITDIGLAVPWADTDARPASAEGQWLPEGDFFVTLLGERRQPTPASDLYETERRSGIELDAGAEGGRTRGVVREGRLYSIAFVRPSDGVGLCLDVDGLDDLGEVGLIGLGGEGRASRYQTTTVPTFDRSAVRERVFRDGRFKLVLVTPALFDGGWLPSWIDPATMTTSGNAAGLRLVGAAVGRSAPVGGFDVRAGRPHVTRPAVPAGSVYWFEEIARGAAGRAFDALDGRTIADEAATIGFGLCYLGVW, from the coding sequence ATGATCCGCCTGTTCGTCGAGCCGCTGGACGTCTGGCTTTTTCGAGACGGTCGCCCGTTCACGGCCGGCGCCGACCATCACGCGCGTTCGGTCTTCCCGCCGAGCCCGCGCACGCTCTACGGCGCGTTGCGCACGAAGCTGCTATTCGACGCGGTCGAGCGGGGCGAAGGGAGTCTGAACGACCCCGGATTCGTCGAGCGAACGGTGGGACGGCCGGATGATCTGGAGCGTTTGACGCTGCGTGGGCCGCTGCTCGGACGGAGACGCGCGGACAGCCAGGTCGAGCGATTCTTCCCGGCCCCGCTCGACCTGGCCCGAACCGACGACGCCGCCACCTCGACCCTTTCGTGGCGGATACTGACGCCACGAGCCGATGTCCCGGGCCTCATCACCGACATCGGGCTCGCGGTGCCGTGGGCGGACACCGACGCGCGGCCCGCGTCTGCCGAGGGCCAGTGGCTGCCCGAAGGTGACTTCTTCGTCACGCTGTTGGGCGAGCGGCGCCAGCCAACGCCGGCAAGCGACCTGTACGAGACGGAGCGGCGGAGCGGCATCGAGCTGGACGCCGGCGCCGAGGGAGGTCGCACCCGCGGCGTGGTGCGTGAGGGACGGCTGTACTCGATAGCATTCGTCCGTCCGTCGGATGGCGTTGGGCTCTGCCTCGACGTGGACGGGCTCGACGATCTTGGAGAGGTTGGTCTCATCGGGCTCGGTGGCGAGGGCCGGGCCAGTCGCTATCAGACGACAACGGTGCCGACGTTCGACCGGTCGGCCGTACGTGAGCGGGTCTTCCGAGACGGCCGGTTCAAGCTGGTGCTCGTGACGCCGGCCCTGTTCGATGGCGGCTGGCTCCCGTCCTGGATCGACCCGGCGACCATGACGACGTCTGGCAACGCCGCGGGGCTACGACTGGTCGGAGCGGCGGTTGGACGATCCGCCCCGGTCGGCGGATTCGACGTGCGCGCCGGGCGCCCACACGTGACTCGTCCGGCCGTGCCGGCCGGCAGCGTCTACTGGTTCGAGGAGATCGCGCGGGGAGCCGCCGGTCGGGCGTTCGACGCGCTGGACGGACGGACCATCGCCGACGAGGCCGCGACGATCGGCTTCGGGCTGTGCTACCTGGGGGTTTGGTGA
- a CDS encoding ABC transporter permease gives MRTLRKRWPLTIGCAIVLLLLLAAILAPLVSPANPDLQNLAQRLRPPSGAHPFGTDEFGRDILSRILWGGRVTMLASTMAVVLAAVIGCGLGLTAGYFGGLYDALVGRLVDILFAFPVILLGIAIVAIIGAGVQAVTIAIAVASLPNFARVSRSAIVPEKEREYVLAAHVVGASTTHLILRTLLPNLIGPLMVLISLGFAYAVLYEASLSFLGLGAQPPTPEWGTMLSTARDFLFQAPWYAFFPGMSIVLMVFSLNLVGDGLRDAIDPYRSRR, from the coding sequence CTGCGCACGCTCCGCAAGCGCTGGCCGCTGACCATCGGCTGTGCCATCGTGCTGCTGCTCCTGCTCGCTGCTATCCTGGCGCCGCTGGTATCACCGGCGAATCCGGATCTCCAGAACCTGGCCCAGCGGCTCCGGCCGCCGTCGGGCGCGCACCCGTTCGGCACGGACGAGTTCGGGCGGGACATCCTGAGCCGCATCCTCTGGGGTGGGCGGGTCACGATGCTGGCCAGCACGATGGCGGTGGTGCTGGCCGCCGTGATCGGATGCGGGCTTGGCCTGACGGCCGGCTACTTCGGCGGCCTGTACGATGCGCTGGTCGGGCGGCTGGTCGACATCCTGTTCGCCTTTCCGGTCATCCTGCTCGGCATCGCGATTGTGGCGATCATAGGGGCAGGCGTTCAGGCGGTGACTATCGCCATCGCCGTCGCGTCGCTCCCGAACTTCGCACGCGTGTCGCGGTCGGCCATCGTGCCGGAGAAGGAGCGCGAGTACGTGCTGGCGGCGCACGTCGTCGGAGCGTCCACGACGCACCTGATCCTCCGCACGCTGCTGCCGAACCTGATCGGGCCGCTGATGGTGCTCATCTCGCTCGGGTTCGCCTACGCCGTCCTCTACGAGGCGTCGCTCAGCTTCCTGGGCCTGGGAGCGCAGCCGCCGACGCCCGAGTGGGGCACGATGCTCTCGACGGCGCGGGACTTCCTCTTTCAAGCCCCGTGGTATGCGTTCTTTCCTGGCATGTCGATCGTGCTGATGGTGTTCTCGCTCAACCTCGTCGGCGACGGCCTCCGAGACGCCATCGACCCGTATCGATCACGAAGATAA
- a CDS encoding ABC transporter substrate-binding protein — protein sequence MGTQQSSRRGAVTRRGFLGRAALALAGAVALPAVVGEHAAHASALTGQQAPALRAAQAANVLQVSQSVDLNTLHPWLGTLNVWKVIKENIYDQLVYQDPQTYEFKAKLGRTFEWVDGNTALQITLPPGVTFHSGDPLTADDVKFTIESIIDPTLGSWLRGNLVQAGVTGVTVVDATTLKINTGGFHNLLIPALTYVDIAPRSMGTDLAKTNPVGSGPFKFVDWVPNDRITLARNDSYWDQSRFPTLDGIVFKPVTELQTRLSQLLAGNVDLVYDFSLQEAPRMQADSRVVVTVVPPADQMFVAYLNMRKPPFDNVYARQAIGWALDRQGFIDGFLSGLGRVSMSPFTPAHWAYDPAIEGTYGYNPDTVAQLLEKAGYAGGKGFDFTMLVPNGYPEFKQISTLIQATFASLGTQPRIEEVEIAQWASRINQSREFDMAVDYPPRGTADPSLTYGAGNLFPPTAFNATGLTDQTIPGYVDNLRAGATSNDLNTRKGIYSQVQQLWNQYLPGPVFAHRATVHASTPGVGGFIPHPAFQQDFAGVTLKR from the coding sequence ATGGGTACTCAGCAGTCGTCGCGGCGCGGGGCCGTGACTCGCCGAGGTTTCCTGGGACGTGCAGCGCTCGCGCTCGCTGGTGCGGTCGCATTGCCTGCCGTGGTCGGGGAGCATGCCGCGCACGCGAGCGCGCTGACCGGGCAGCAGGCGCCAGCGTTGCGGGCGGCCCAGGCCGCCAACGTCCTCCAGGTGAGCCAGTCGGTCGATCTGAACACGCTCCACCCGTGGCTCGGCACCCTGAACGTCTGGAAGGTGATCAAAGAGAACATCTACGACCAGCTGGTCTACCAGGATCCGCAGACGTACGAGTTCAAGGCCAAACTCGGTCGCACCTTCGAGTGGGTAGACGGCAACACGGCGCTCCAGATCACGCTGCCGCCCGGCGTCACGTTCCATAGCGGCGATCCGCTCACTGCCGACGACGTCAAGTTCACGATCGAGAGCATCATCGACCCAACGCTCGGGTCGTGGCTGCGCGGCAACCTTGTCCAGGCCGGTGTCACGGGTGTCACCGTCGTGGACGCGACCACGCTGAAGATCAACACCGGCGGGTTCCACAACTTGCTGATCCCGGCGCTGACCTACGTGGACATCGCGCCGCGCAGCATGGGCACCGACCTTGCGAAGACGAACCCGGTCGGCTCGGGACCGTTCAAGTTCGTAGACTGGGTGCCGAACGACCGCATCACGCTGGCCCGCAACGACAGCTACTGGGACCAGTCGCGGTTCCCGACGCTGGATGGCATCGTCTTCAAGCCGGTGACCGAGCTTCAGACACGCCTTTCGCAGCTGCTGGCCGGCAACGTAGACCTGGTCTACGACTTCAGTCTGCAGGAAGCGCCGCGCATGCAGGCCGACAGTCGGGTAGTCGTCACCGTCGTCCCGCCGGCCGACCAGATGTTCGTGGCGTATCTGAACATGCGGAAGCCGCCATTCGACAACGTTTACGCACGGCAGGCCATTGGCTGGGCGCTCGACCGGCAGGGTTTCATCGACGGGTTCCTGTCTGGCCTGGGCCGAGTCAGCATGAGCCCGTTCACGCCGGCGCACTGGGCCTACGATCCGGCCATCGAGGGCACCTACGGCTACAACCCCGACACCGTGGCGCAGTTGCTGGAGAAGGCGGGCTACGCTGGCGGCAAGGGCTTCGACTTCACCATGCTGGTGCCGAATGGGTATCCGGAGTTCAAGCAGATCTCGACGCTGATCCAGGCGACCTTCGCCTCGCTCGGGACGCAGCCGCGCATCGAAGAGGTCGAGATCGCGCAGTGGGCCTCGCGGATCAACCAGAGCCGCGAGTTCGACATGGCGGTGGACTACCCGCCGCGTGGCACTGCCGATCCGTCGCTGACCTACGGCGCTGGCAACCTGTTCCCGCCGACTGCATTCAACGCCACCGGCCTCACCGACCAGACGATCCCGGGCTACGTCGATAACCTGCGGGCCGGGGCCACCTCGAACGACCTCAACACCCGCAAGGGCATCTACAGCCAGGTCCAGCAGCTTTGGAACCAGTACCTGCCCGGGCCAGTCTTCGCCCATCGCGCGACGGTTCACGCTTCCACACCGGGAGTCGGCGGCTTCATTCCGCACCCGGCGTTCCAGCAGGATTTCGCCGGAGTGACGCTGAAGCGGTGA
- a CDS encoding AAA family ATPase, whose translation MHLVYIYGPPGVGKLTVGRALVELTGYRLFHNHLMVDLAASLFARETPEYFDYIRVIRGAGFEAAARNGVSLVATGVYRGTEVQNEAMRWMLGPVLEHGGRPLFVQLTCEREEWLRRVQSASRAALNKITDPAFAVSFLEQHNLHATMPFEPHLAIDTSGREPDDVAREIVRRLDS comes from the coding sequence ATGCACCTGGTCTACATCTACGGTCCGCCGGGCGTGGGCAAGCTCACGGTCGGCCGCGCACTGGTGGAGTTGACCGGGTATCGACTCTTTCACAACCACCTGATGGTCGACCTGGCCGCCTCGCTGTTCGCGCGTGAGACGCCCGAGTACTTCGACTACATCCGGGTGATCCGCGGCGCAGGCTTCGAAGCGGCGGCGCGCAACGGTGTCAGCCTGGTGGCGACGGGCGTCTACCGTGGCACCGAGGTCCAGAACGAGGCGATGCGCTGGATGCTCGGGCCGGTGCTGGAGCACGGCGGGAGGCCGCTGTTCGTGCAGCTCACCTGCGAGCGCGAGGAGTGGCTGCGCCGGGTCCAGTCTGCCTCGCGGGCCGCGCTCAACAAGATCACCGATCCGGCCTTCGCCGTCAGCTTCCTGGAGCAGCACAACCTCCACGCCACGATGCCGTTCGAGCCGCACCTCGCCATCGACACCTCGGGCCGCGAGCCAGACGACGTGGCCCGCGAGATCGTCAGGCGGCTGGACTCGTGA
- the cas10 gene encoding type III-B CRISPR-associated protein Cas10/Cmr2: protein MGRAGGRLSAHGAAALVPLGRFLDALDVLHSRRSALGATIRVGRVTLPGEGWTLDGVSDERRDLADRACRFDGEWLLSETYERRRAELNRRGGDASAVAALDAASIALRQFLGVTSRMGLRQPTAYYAILVLDGDRMGRWVSGDQHRVTLGEALHPDARAMVTGDADWDSALGDRRLFGPPTHAALGAILRDFALWVVPYVVEREHGGRVVYAGGDDVLALLPAHCALDAVEGLRARYTSAFLTRDALGDLHELPQAADPDLVVFRGMGPDATVSAGLLFAHHLLPLGLALDEARRLEHQSKGGGRDAVAVGVARRSGPDDELVVVSRHSRGGTPITSLVATARALLSGPTDSGGRERGAASSRLPYLLREAAPVLDQLTDPAARRRAIMAVANRHVAGEDGRRRLLGLYDALATLPPASSERAAPLAPPSRPVDELARLLCLARFLEAGT from the coding sequence GTGGGACGAGCTGGAGGCCGGCTATCCGCGCATGGAGCTGCGGCCCTGGTACCGCTCGGCCGTTTTCTCGACGCGCTCGACGTGCTTCACAGTCGCAGGTCTGCGCTTGGCGCCACGATCCGAGTGGGGAGAGTCACGCTGCCGGGCGAAGGCTGGACACTCGACGGTGTGTCCGACGAGCGACGTGACCTGGCCGACCGCGCCTGCCGATTCGACGGCGAATGGCTGCTCTCCGAGACCTACGAGCGCCGACGCGCCGAGCTCAACCGGCGTGGTGGTGATGCGTCCGCCGTGGCCGCGCTCGACGCCGCCAGTATCGCGCTTCGTCAGTTTCTGGGCGTCACGAGCCGAATGGGGCTCCGCCAGCCGACGGCCTACTATGCGATCCTGGTGCTCGACGGAGACCGGATGGGACGTTGGGTCAGCGGCGACCAGCATCGCGTCACGCTCGGCGAGGCACTTCATCCTGACGCTCGGGCGATGGTGACCGGCGATGCCGATTGGGACTCGGCACTTGGAGACCGGCGCCTGTTCGGCCCACCCACGCACGCGGCGCTGGGTGCGATACTGCGAGACTTTGCGCTATGGGTCGTCCCGTACGTTGTGGAGCGCGAACACGGCGGGCGGGTCGTGTACGCGGGCGGGGACGACGTGCTGGCGCTCCTGCCCGCCCACTGTGCGCTCGACGCTGTTGAGGGGCTCCGCGCACGGTACACGAGCGCCTTCCTCACGCGTGATGCGCTGGGCGACCTTCACGAGCTGCCCCAGGCGGCTGATCCGGATCTGGTGGTCTTTCGCGGCATGGGGCCGGATGCTACGGTGAGCGCGGGGCTACTGTTCGCGCATCATCTGTTGCCGCTCGGCCTGGCGCTGGACGAAGCGCGCCGACTTGAGCACCAGTCGAAGGGCGGCGGTCGCGATGCCGTCGCCGTCGGCGTCGCCCGACGCTCCGGCCCGGATGACGAGCTCGTCGTCGTCAGCAGGCACAGTCGAGGTGGCACACCAATCACCAGTCTGGTCGCGACTGCTCGTGCGCTGCTGAGTGGGCCAACCGATTCTGGGGGGCGAGAGCGGGGCGCGGCGTCGAGCCGCCTGCCCTACCTGCTACGCGAGGCCGCCCCGGTCCTAGATCAGCTGACGGACCCGGCCGCCCGCCGACGTGCAATCATGGCGGTGGCCAACCGCCATGTCGCGGGAGAGGACGGCCGGCGTCGCCTGCTTGGCCTCTACGACGCCCTCGCCACGCTGCCCCCAGCGTCTTCCGAACGCGCCGCCCCGCTGGCGCCGCCGTCCCGGCCGGTGGACGAGCTGGCGCGTCTGCTGTGTCTGGCGCGCTTCCTGGAGGCTGGCACATGA